One Micromonospora craniellae genomic region harbors:
- a CDS encoding GNAT family N-acetyltransferase — protein sequence MTGEDLTSRRTWTRAAGDGWSPGLRQRTAPVALPPATHTSTPSRGGPTTAKENEVGYRIRAARWTERADAAEVIAEALHPSPLAEWLVPDDARRARVLAAVAAIWVEHAMFYGEVHLVDDWSAASVCLRRYGPLPPPADYAARLAEAAGPHTDRFAAVHDLLAAAQPDEAHHHLAYLAVRPPFQGTGRGQALMAQVHSRIDHLTMPCWTVTLAAGQRLLTRNGYQPANAITPADGLTLHQMHRPAHRDTTTTGAWPVRAPTADHQPGRAVERP from the coding sequence GTGACGGGTGAAGACCTGACCAGCCGCCGCACCTGGACCCGAGCAGCAGGCGACGGCTGGTCTCCCGGCCTGCGGCAGCGGACCGCCCCCGTTGCGCTGCCGCCGGCCACCCACACCAGCACGCCGTCTCGCGGCGGACCGACGACAGCGAAGGAGAACGAGGTGGGGTACCGGATCAGGGCCGCCAGATGGACGGAAAGGGCTGATGCCGCAGAGGTGATCGCCGAGGCGTTGCATCCCAGCCCGCTCGCCGAGTGGCTGGTGCCCGACGACGCGCGGCGGGCCCGCGTCCTGGCCGCAGTCGCCGCGATATGGGTAGAGCACGCCATGTTCTACGGCGAGGTCCACCTCGTCGACGATTGGAGCGCCGCCAGCGTCTGCTTACGCCGGTACGGGCCGCTGCCGCCCCCGGCCGACTACGCCGCGCGTCTCGCCGAGGCCGCCGGCCCGCACACCGACCGCTTCGCGGCGGTGCACGATCTGCTCGCTGCCGCTCAGCCCGACGAGGCACACCACCACCTCGCCTACCTCGCCGTACGCCCACCGTTCCAAGGAACCGGCCGAGGCCAGGCACTGATGGCGCAGGTACACAGCCGCATCGATCACCTCACCATGCCCTGCTGGACCGTCACGCTCGCGGCCGGGCAGCGCCTGCTCACCCGCAACGGCTACCAGCCCGCAAACGCGATCACACCCGCCGACGGACTCACCCTGCACCAGATGCACCGCCCTGCGCACCGTGACACCACGACGACCGGTGCCTGGCCGGTCCGGGCTCCGACGGCAGACCATCAGCCAGGCCGCGCCGTGGAGAGGCCATGA
- a CDS encoding class I SAM-dependent methyltransferase, whose protein sequence is MTTTLPTHSSPPQQLLIPCIDTVLDRLDITTNQRVLEIGAGAGEITARLAELVGRYGSVTAVDAETSRLTGTPVVDVQRRDPNRDLLPGQAARYDHIIARWPHGTLHDPADVIEQMIVRLCPGGWLVLADITPTPPRIHRTPDDEAGTLIHAVMQQVHHALTGPHGATWTADPGALLMSHGLAEHCIHTGTETWTGAGPGCRLLADIVTHLRPHLDITDADADRFAHLMTDPRVLLGRYESRVIHARERT, encoded by the coding sequence ATGACAACCACGCTGCCGACCCATTCCAGCCCGCCGCAACAACTGCTCATCCCATGCATCGACACAGTCCTGGACCGCCTCGACATCACAACCAACCAACGGGTGCTGGAGATCGGCGCCGGTGCCGGCGAGATCACCGCCCGCCTCGCCGAGCTCGTCGGCCGCTACGGGTCCGTCACCGCCGTCGACGCCGAAACCAGCCGCCTCACCGGCACCCCCGTCGTCGACGTCCAGCGACGCGACCCGAACCGTGACCTCCTGCCCGGCCAGGCCGCCAGATACGACCACATCATCGCCCGCTGGCCCCACGGCACCCTGCACGACCCCGCAGACGTCATCGAGCAGATGATCGTCCGCCTATGCCCGGGCGGCTGGCTCGTCCTCGCCGACATCACCCCCACCCCGCCCCGGATCCACCGGACCCCCGACGACGAGGCCGGCACCCTGATCCACGCCGTCATGCAGCAGGTCCACCACGCCCTCACCGGCCCGCACGGCGCGACCTGGACCGCCGACCCTGGCGCTCTGCTGATGAGCCACGGCCTCGCGGAGCATTGCATCCACACCGGCACCGAAACCTGGACCGGCGCCGGCCCCGGATGCCGACTGCTCGCCGACATCGTCACCCACCTGCGCCCCCACCTGGACATCACGGACGCGGACGCGGACCGATTCGCCCACCTCATGACCGACCCCCGCGTACTACTGGGCCGCTACGAATCCCGGGTCATCCACGCCCGCGAGCGCACCTGA
- a CDS encoding ATP-binding cassette domain-containing protein, producing the protein MTSALLRLETVSRSYGARRAVDDVSVDLDPGARHAVIGPNGAGKSTLLHLIAGTLRPTSGRVHYAGHDIGRWPAHRRARAGIARTWQHPALARPLTALQNVLLAVPGQRLAGLRTDSRAMAAAYEALAQVGLTAHADRPAGQLAYGDQRRLEIAVALAARPRLLLLDEPSAGLSTSEITDLTALIRTLPADITVLLVDHNLDFVAATCDTITVLHHGQHITTGTPTAIREHPDVRRAYLGADAPTSPAPASSTTTAAVTGTPVLRVRNLSAGYTGAPVLTDITLDAPAGRVTAVVGRNGAGKTTLINTIAGLHPAEPGTDIVLHGQNLTGCDTRRRARAGLGMVPQGRRLFAGLTVDEHLALPRPHPTRTRAVDARQVLDLFPALAERRHHRPHQLSGGEQQMLALARALLAAPDVLLLDEPSEGLAPAVVGQLAAIITGLAADGTAVLLAEQNLALACQVAHDIAVLDRARVVRHVITADIREYPTDLHDLLTVPTATPTPS; encoded by the coding sequence ATGACCAGCGCGCTCCTCCGCCTGGAGACCGTCAGCCGCTCCTACGGCGCCCGACGGGCCGTCGACGACGTCAGCGTCGACCTGGATCCCGGGGCCCGACACGCGGTCATCGGCCCCAACGGCGCCGGTAAGTCCACGCTGCTGCACCTCATCGCCGGCACCCTGCGCCCCACCTCCGGCCGCGTCCACTACGCCGGACACGACATCGGACGCTGGCCGGCGCACCGCCGCGCCCGGGCCGGGATCGCCCGCACCTGGCAACACCCGGCGCTGGCCCGCCCGCTCACCGCCCTACAGAATGTGCTGCTCGCGGTGCCCGGCCAGCGCCTGGCCGGCCTACGCACCGATTCTCGCGCAATGGCCGCCGCGTACGAGGCGTTGGCCCAGGTCGGCCTCACCGCGCACGCCGATCGGCCCGCCGGCCAGCTCGCCTACGGCGATCAACGCCGCCTGGAGATCGCCGTCGCGCTCGCCGCCCGGCCCCGGCTGCTCCTGCTCGACGAACCCTCCGCCGGCCTTTCCACGAGCGAGATCACCGACCTCACCGCACTGATCCGTACCCTCCCGGCTGACATCACGGTGCTGCTGGTCGACCACAACCTCGACTTCGTCGCCGCCACCTGCGACACCATCACCGTCCTGCACCACGGCCAGCACATCACCACCGGCACCCCCACAGCGATCCGCGAACACCCCGACGTGCGCCGTGCCTACCTCGGCGCCGACGCTCCCACCAGCCCCGCACCCGCCAGCTCGACCACCACGGCCGCCGTGACGGGGACGCCGGTCCTGCGCGTGCGCAACCTGAGCGCCGGCTACACCGGCGCGCCGGTGCTCACCGACATCACCCTCGACGCGCCGGCCGGACGGGTGACCGCGGTCGTCGGCCGCAACGGCGCCGGCAAAACCACCCTGATCAACACCATCGCCGGCCTGCACCCCGCCGAGCCTGGCACTGACATCGTCCTACACGGGCAGAACCTGACCGGCTGCGACACCCGCCGCCGCGCCCGCGCCGGCCTCGGCATGGTCCCCCAAGGCCGCCGTCTGTTCGCCGGACTCACCGTCGACGAGCACCTCGCACTGCCCCGACCGCACCCCACCCGCACCAGGGCCGTCGACGCCCGGCAGGTACTCGACCTGTTCCCCGCCCTGGCCGAGCGACGCCATCACCGGCCCCACCAGCTCTCCGGCGGCGAGCAGCAGATGCTCGCCCTGGCCCGCGCACTACTCGCGGCCCCCGACGTGCTGCTGCTCGACGAGCCGTCCGAGGGACTTGCCCCCGCCGTCGTCGGGCAGCTCGCCGCGATCATCACCGGCCTCGCCGCCGACGGTACCGCCGTTCTGCTCGCCGAGCAGAACCTCGCCCTGGCCTGCCAGGTCGCCCATGACATCGCCGTCCTGGACCGTGCTCGCGTCGTCCGCCACGTCATCACGGCCGACATCCGCGAGTACCCCACCGACCTACACGACCTGCTCACCGTCCCGACCGCCACACCGACACCGTCATGA
- a CDS encoding branched-chain amino acid ABC transporter permease: protein MTSTLTPTPVPTGTPTRRPGLLPSWSLPTAGAVGLAAAVALPWLVNAYLVSLAATALVMAVLAMSAQLLAGLAGLAPLGQAAYLVVGAYTAANVATLTSLGPVQLLAAAAAGAVAAAMTGVLAVRARGTTFLMVTFGLGELIHAAANQWAPGGSEGVHAPPVVAMPGLPAMVRPGWVYLYVLACTLLIGAAVAVVVRTRFALLLRGIAAHEPRVQAAGQHTGRLLLAAYTIAGGIAGAAGALAIAVTRYVSPADAAMGVSALALAAALIGTGSMTGACAAAILLVAARDWVGGLLGGHGPTLLGLAFLLLAYLPRHRLTGLTTRFPRRRT from the coding sequence ATGACCAGCACCCTCACCCCCACACCCGTCCCCACGGGAACCCCGACCCGTCGCCCAGGTCTCCTGCCGTCCTGGAGCCTGCCCACCGCCGGGGCGGTGGGTCTGGCGGCGGCGGTGGCGTTGCCGTGGCTGGTCAACGCCTACCTCGTCTCGCTTGCCGCCACCGCACTGGTCATGGCCGTCCTCGCGATGAGCGCCCAACTCCTGGCCGGCCTCGCCGGGCTCGCGCCGCTGGGCCAGGCCGCCTACCTGGTCGTCGGCGCCTACACCGCAGCCAACGTCGCCACACTGACCAGCCTCGGCCCGGTCCAGTTGCTCGCGGCTGCCGCCGCCGGGGCAGTCGCGGCAGCCATGACCGGCGTCCTGGCGGTGCGGGCACGGGGGACCACGTTCCTCATGGTCACCTTCGGTCTGGGTGAGCTCATCCACGCCGCCGCGAACCAGTGGGCGCCGGGCGGCAGCGAAGGTGTCCACGCCCCGCCCGTCGTGGCCATGCCCGGCCTACCGGCGATGGTGCGGCCCGGCTGGGTGTATCTCTACGTGTTGGCCTGCACCCTGCTCATCGGCGCGGCCGTCGCCGTTGTCGTCCGGACCCGCTTCGCCCTGCTGCTGCGCGGCATCGCCGCCCACGAACCCCGGGTGCAGGCAGCCGGGCAGCACACCGGTCGGCTGCTGCTCGCCGCGTACACGATCGCCGGGGGGATCGCCGGGGCGGCCGGAGCCCTGGCCATCGCGGTCACCCGGTACGTCTCGCCCGCCGACGCGGCCATGGGCGTCTCCGCCCTCGCCCTCGCCGCCGCGCTCATCGGAACCGGCAGCATGACCGGCGCCTGCGCCGCAGCGATCCTCCTGGTCGCGGCCCGGGACTGGGTCGGCGGACTGCTCGGCGGCCACGGACCCACCCTGCTCGGCCTGGCCTTCCTCCTGCTGGCCTACCTGCCCCGGCACCGCCTCACCGGCCTCACCACCCGATTCCCGAGGAGGCGGACATGA
- a CDS encoding branched-chain amino acid ABC transporter permease — MGWDRLVNPYTITALDGVAYGLLLFVIAAGLTLIFGVAGVFSMAHGTLYLAGAYLAWHLADDAWTGLALALGVALAVGVLGGAGLAAAVRPLTDRPLDQVLATLGIAYIAADQFSLVFGAEPRMVDPPRAVAGSVGLGDYQYPVYRLGFIAVGLAMVVGMFWLVERSRTGAVLRAVVADPGMAAATGLRTGIVRTGVMVGGGVLAVTAGVLGAPVIGPAPGVDTTILVYSLIVCVVGGLGSIRGALLAALGVGQALTLGVALVPGAAAFLLAAAMLAALTIRQRTALPGRPA, encoded by the coding sequence GTGGGCTGGGACAGGCTCGTCAATCCCTACACGATCACCGCGCTGGACGGCGTCGCATACGGGTTGCTGCTGTTCGTCATCGCCGCCGGGCTGACGTTGATCTTCGGCGTGGCCGGGGTGTTCTCCATGGCCCACGGCACCCTCTACCTCGCCGGCGCCTACCTCGCCTGGCACCTCGCCGACGACGCCTGGACCGGCCTCGCCCTCGCCCTCGGCGTCGCTCTGGCGGTGGGCGTCCTCGGGGGAGCGGGACTTGCCGCAGCCGTACGCCCCCTCACCGACCGGCCACTCGATCAGGTGCTGGCGACGCTCGGTATCGCCTACATCGCCGCCGACCAATTCAGCCTGGTGTTCGGCGCCGAGCCGCGCATGGTCGACCCGCCCCGGGCGGTCGCCGGGTCGGTCGGCCTGGGCGACTACCAGTACCCGGTCTACCGGCTGGGCTTCATCGCCGTCGGCCTCGCGATGGTGGTGGGGATGTTCTGGCTCGTCGAGCGGTCCCGCACCGGCGCGGTCCTCCGCGCGGTGGTCGCCGACCCGGGCATGGCCGCCGCCACCGGCCTACGCACCGGCATCGTCCGGACCGGCGTGATGGTCGGCGGGGGAGTCCTCGCGGTCACCGCCGGGGTCCTCGGGGCCCCGGTCATCGGCCCGGCACCAGGGGTGGACACCACGATCTTGGTGTACTCGCTGATCGTCTGCGTCGTCGGTGGACTCGGCAGCATCCGCGGCGCGCTGCTCGCCGCACTCGGCGTCGGACAGGCCCTCACCCTCGGCGTCGCCCTCGTCCCTGGCGCTGCCGCGTTCCTGCTCGCTGCCGCCATGCTCGCCGCGCTCACCATCCGGCAGCGCACCGCACTCCCGGGACGGCCCGCATGA
- a CDS encoding class I SAM-dependent methyltransferase — protein sequence MTTTTADGQTAGYMFDNATDEAAHQLRHLGEVLDPGTRRTLFELGIGPGWKVTDIGAGAGTLTAWLADQVAPSGHVTAVDLDPRHITAGSTVTVRAGDIRQMKVEGAQQAIVARLVLMHLPERDQVLTQLMAALAPGGVLVVADWDCTWRDMIRASPSPRATALIERFQDALLAFGESRGADMGWAKRAPEAMRRAGLVDVDSRIESRLWRGGTGICLLHRSNSIQREPQLLAAGMSREDLAELRKVLMDPELMLSGYLMHTTTGRRPTTA from the coding sequence ATGACCACGACCACCGCCGACGGGCAGACCGCCGGATACATGTTCGACAACGCCACCGACGAAGCCGCCCACCAGTTACGCCATCTGGGTGAGGTCCTCGACCCGGGCACCCGCCGGACCCTGTTCGAGCTGGGCATCGGACCGGGCTGGAAGGTCACCGACATCGGCGCCGGGGCGGGCACGCTGACCGCCTGGCTGGCCGACCAGGTCGCCCCGAGCGGACACGTCACCGCCGTGGACCTCGACCCCCGCCACATCACCGCCGGCTCGACCGTGACCGTGCGGGCCGGTGACATTCGGCAGATGAAGGTGGAGGGGGCGCAGCAGGCGATCGTGGCTCGTCTGGTGTTGATGCACCTGCCCGAACGCGACCAGGTTCTCACTCAGCTGATGGCGGCGTTGGCGCCGGGTGGGGTGTTGGTGGTGGCGGACTGGGACTGCACCTGGCGCGACATGATCCGCGCCAGCCCCAGCCCTCGCGCTACCGCCCTGATCGAACGCTTCCAGGACGCCCTGCTGGCCTTCGGTGAGTCGCGGGGCGCGGACATGGGCTGGGCGAAGCGGGCGCCGGAGGCGATGCGGCGCGCCGGTCTGGTCGACGTGGACAGCCGTATCGAGTCCCGGTTGTGGCGCGGCGGCACCGGTATCTGCCTGCTGCACCGCTCCAACTCGATCCAACGCGAGCCGCAACTCCTCGCCGCCGGCATGAGCCGTGAGGATCTGGCCGAGTTGCGGAAGGTGCTGATGGACCCGGAGCTGATGCTGTCGGGCTACCTGATGCACACCACCACCGGCCGCCGCCCCACCACCGCCTGA
- a CDS encoding ABC transporter substrate-binding protein, which yields MIPPLPARRSRWRLTIAAAVAVVLLAVSGCSGSSLGDPDSGGDEIRIGLIVPKSGPYKAIGDDQAAGWRLALDKLGGRFGGRPVRVIEADEGDGKATALASARKLIEQDKVLALVGGATADTVQTLYPLLNEARVPLIGIGGRPSTVDDPTYLWSTSWLSQETGASIAHYLHEKVRDGRVWVIGPDYIGGHDQINGFVDAFRKAGGQLANPDGKPTWTPWAPAPTTEFSPYLTQIKGSSAAAVYTFYAGASAVEFVKQYRQYGVTIPLYASGFLTEGAPLAALGEQAKGIYTALNYSTTLDNAANRDFVRRYTAANDGKLPNIYHVCAWDAALVLDKAIAEAITQPDAASAATPPAAEGNPQASSTAPSPDAPSGVAGELTSQSLTAALSRVGAIDSPRGSWQFGPANHTPVQAYYLREVAQDGQVWVNRTVQTLTTLGS from the coding sequence GTGATTCCTCCACTACCCGCCCGCCGGTCCCGATGGCGGCTGACCATCGCCGCTGCTGTGGCCGTCGTGCTGCTCGCCGTCTCCGGATGTTCCGGGTCCAGCCTCGGCGACCCGGACAGCGGCGGCGACGAGATCCGCATCGGTCTGATCGTGCCGAAGTCCGGCCCCTACAAGGCCATCGGCGACGACCAGGCCGCCGGCTGGCGCCTGGCCCTGGACAAGCTCGGCGGCCGGTTCGGGGGCCGTCCCGTGCGCGTGATCGAGGCCGACGAGGGCGACGGCAAGGCCACCGCCCTGGCCTCGGCGCGCAAGCTGATCGAGCAGGACAAGGTCCTCGCCCTGGTCGGCGGGGCGACCGCCGACACGGTCCAGACCCTCTACCCACTGCTCAACGAAGCGCGAGTGCCGCTGATCGGTATCGGCGGCCGGCCCTCCACCGTCGACGACCCCACCTACCTGTGGTCGACGTCGTGGCTGAGTCAGGAGACCGGCGCCTCGATCGCCCACTACCTGCACGAGAAGGTGCGCGACGGTCGGGTGTGGGTGATCGGCCCGGACTACATCGGCGGCCACGACCAGATCAACGGGTTCGTCGACGCGTTCCGCAAAGCCGGCGGCCAGCTCGCCAACCCCGACGGGAAACCGACCTGGACGCCGTGGGCGCCGGCCCCGACCACCGAGTTCTCCCCGTACCTCACGCAGATCAAGGGTTCCAGCGCGGCGGCGGTGTACACCTTCTACGCCGGCGCCAGCGCGGTCGAGTTCGTCAAGCAGTACCGCCAGTACGGCGTCACCATCCCGCTGTACGCCTCCGGGTTCCTCACCGAAGGCGCGCCGCTGGCGGCGTTGGGGGAGCAGGCCAAGGGCATCTACACCGCCCTGAACTACTCCACCACCCTCGACAACGCGGCCAACCGGGACTTCGTACGCCGCTACACGGCGGCCAACGACGGGAAACTACCGAACATCTACCACGTGTGCGCCTGGGACGCCGCCCTCGTACTGGACAAGGCCATCGCCGAAGCGATCACCCAACCCGACGCCGCATCTGCGGCCACGCCGCCGGCTGCCGAGGGCAACCCGCAGGCGAGCAGCACAGCACCGTCACCGGACGCCCCGAGCGGTGTCGCGGGTGAACTGACGTCGCAGTCGTTGACGGCGGCCCTGTCGCGGGTCGGAGCCATCGACTCGCCACGCGGGAGCTGGCAGTTCGGGCCGGCGAACCACACCCCCGTGCAGGCGTACTACCTGCGCGAGGTCGCCCAGGACGGGCAGGTGTGGGTCAACCGCACCGTGCAGACCCTCACCACCCTCGGCTCCTGA
- a CDS encoding GTP-binding protein codes for MPGRRPSLAKVLVAGGPGVGKTCFLRAACHGQAVLAGRPGSVWEIGFATLPGGVTVALRTTPDQRRWWWMWDHLTTGARGAVVLVDTSRLAMSYPVLDYLDACRLPYLVAINRPLGGARNRHEIRDALRVTAQVPVLTCDATEPESVLAVLRHLVTPEPTDHPPQHRPLSLPGHRSKGLPIP; via the coding sequence ATGCCTGGCCGGCGCCCCTCGCTGGCCAAGGTACTGGTGGCCGGAGGACCGGGCGTGGGCAAGACCTGCTTCCTGCGGGCTGCCTGCCACGGCCAGGCGGTGCTGGCGGGTCGGCCGGGAAGCGTGTGGGAGATCGGCTTCGCCACGCTGCCCGGCGGTGTCACCGTCGCGCTGCGGACCACCCCGGACCAGCGGCGTTGGTGGTGGATGTGGGACCACCTCACGACCGGGGCGCGCGGGGCGGTGGTGCTGGTCGACACCAGCCGGTTGGCCATGTCGTACCCGGTCCTGGACTACCTCGACGCGTGTCGTCTGCCGTACCTGGTGGCGATCAACCGGCCGCTCGGCGGTGCCCGTAACCGCCACGAGATCCGCGACGCCCTGCGGGTCACCGCGCAGGTCCCGGTGCTGACCTGCGACGCCACAGAACCCGAATCCGTGCTGGCCGTGCTGCGTCACCTCGTCACGCCCGAGCCCACCGATCACCCGCCGCAACACCGACCTCTCTCCCTTCCTGGTCACCGTTCGAAAGGACTCCCCATCCCGTGA
- a CDS encoding roadblock/LC7 domain-containing protein produces the protein MSVITSTANARNPQLSVVLDGMARQMPDVAHVVAVSGDGLLLASTAALDGDRGDQLAAIVSGLVSLARGTADLLETGGVQFQMLMMHDGILVVQQVSDGSSLAALARADCDPAAVAYELAALAARIGEAVKPGPRTAG, from the coding sequence ATGAGCGTCATCACCTCTACCGCGAATGCCCGCAATCCCCAGCTGTCGGTCGTGTTGGATGGCATGGCCCGGCAGATGCCCGACGTGGCGCACGTCGTGGCGGTGTCCGGTGACGGTCTGCTGCTGGCCAGCACCGCCGCGTTGGACGGCGACCGGGGTGATCAGCTCGCGGCGATCGTGTCTGGTCTGGTCAGCTTGGCGCGCGGCACCGCCGATCTGTTGGAGACCGGTGGCGTGCAGTTCCAGATGCTGATGATGCACGACGGCATCTTGGTGGTGCAGCAGGTGTCGGACGGGTCGTCGCTGGCGGCCTTGGCCCGCGCCGACTGCGATCCGGCCGCTGTGGCCTACGAGCTGGCGGCGTTGGCGGCGCGTATCGGTGAGGCGGTCAAGCCAGGCCCCCGCACGGCCGGCTGA
- a CDS encoding IS1380 family transposase, giving the protein MSKGSGWDQRLVVGAGGKGLVGHAGAVLLRKCADRTGLTSGLNKVLPRGKGPGWWDRGTVLVSLAVAIVLGATSMSDIAVLAHQGLVFGDRPSEPTVRRALAGLDETALKRIGKARAKVRAHVWALLARRPQGFPWLTVAGKLLSGWVVIDLDATLITAHSPKQGAAATFKKGFGFHPLGAWCANTAECLAMLLRPGSAGSNTVADHIRVLGEAIAQLPVAYRRKILIRVDGAGATHDLLEHIEAMNRLWRSVKFTVGWTITDADEIAIEQLPAEAWTDGLAQDGTAVDTAHVAELTGLNQRLENWNGRLRLLVRRTKPSARHAKNLTALEKRTGWRYAIVATNISRIAGVPGSHQPQWIDALHRSHAGVEDKVRTNKAMGLRNLPSKAWTVNRGWVLAANIAADITSWTRLLGLHDQDDLAHAEPATLRYRLLHLPAKLAAHARRRVLSIPETWPWADAFTLCWQRLTLLPLTT; this is encoded by the coding sequence GTGAGTAAGGGTAGCGGGTGGGATCAGCGGCTGGTCGTCGGCGCGGGCGGGAAGGGTCTGGTCGGTCACGCGGGTGCGGTCCTGCTGCGCAAATGCGCAGATCGGACCGGTCTGACCAGCGGTTTGAACAAGGTGCTACCGCGCGGCAAGGGCCCTGGGTGGTGGGATCGCGGCACGGTCCTGGTCTCACTCGCGGTCGCGATCGTGCTCGGCGCCACGAGCATGTCCGACATCGCGGTCCTCGCCCATCAGGGATTGGTCTTCGGTGATCGGCCGTCGGAGCCAACCGTCCGGCGAGCGTTGGCCGGTCTCGACGAGACCGCGCTGAAACGGATCGGCAAAGCGCGGGCGAAGGTCCGCGCTCACGTATGGGCCCTGCTCGCCCGCCGCCCGCAAGGGTTCCCGTGGCTGACGGTGGCGGGCAAGCTGCTGTCCGGGTGGGTGGTCATCGATCTGGACGCCACCCTGATCACCGCTCACTCACCGAAGCAGGGTGCGGCGGCCACGTTCAAGAAGGGTTTCGGGTTCCATCCGCTCGGTGCGTGGTGTGCGAACACCGCGGAATGCCTGGCCATGCTGCTGCGGCCCGGCAGTGCCGGCTCGAATACGGTCGCCGATCACATCCGGGTTCTCGGTGAGGCGATCGCTCAGTTGCCGGTCGCCTACCGGCGCAAGATTCTGATCAGGGTCGATGGGGCCGGTGCCACCCACGACCTGCTCGAGCACATCGAGGCGATGAACCGGCTGTGGCGCAGCGTGAAGTTCACCGTCGGCTGGACGATCACCGACGCCGACGAGATCGCGATCGAGCAACTGCCTGCTGAAGCGTGGACCGACGGCCTCGCCCAGGACGGCACGGCCGTCGACACCGCGCATGTCGCGGAACTGACCGGCCTCAACCAGCGCCTGGAGAACTGGAACGGCCGGCTACGGCTGCTCGTGCGGCGCACGAAGCCGTCGGCCCGGCACGCGAAGAATCTCACCGCGCTGGAGAAGCGGACCGGCTGGCGGTACGCGATCGTCGCCACCAACATCAGCCGGATCGCCGGGGTGCCGGGCTCGCACCAGCCGCAATGGATCGACGCTTTGCATCGTTCGCACGCAGGAGTGGAAGACAAGGTGCGCACGAACAAGGCCATGGGCCTGCGGAACCTGCCGTCGAAGGCCTGGACCGTCAACCGCGGCTGGGTCCTCGCCGCCAACATCGCCGCGGACATCACTTCCTGGACCCGGTTGCTCGGCCTGCACGACCAGGACGACCTCGCCCACGCCGAACCCGCAACACTGCGTTACCGGCTGCTGCACCTGCCCGCGAAACTGGCCGCCCACGCCCGCCGGCGTGTCCTGTCCATCCCCGAGACCTGGCCGTGGGCCGACGCGTTCACCCTCTGCTGGCAGCGCCTCACCCTGCTACCACTGACAACCTGA